A single genomic interval of Lathyrus oleraceus cultivar Zhongwan6 chromosome 7, CAAS_Psat_ZW6_1.0, whole genome shotgun sequence harbors:
- the LOC127107521 gene encoding uncharacterized protein LOC127107521 isoform X2, translated as MIEESTGKHGSGLMCCCFDLLQVFICMIVTTCMVCHSIILDLVLQGSCLVPCLYIESGGVQELTQVLVMLKLLLRQVLACYISKGSIMYCQGLHQVVTTQPCFGLVWHHGFELCINLPLLWLLQQDYRGCMLQWSDIKDVEPFGCLIVMMM; from the exons ATGATCGAAGAATCCACCG GTAAGCATGGTTCAGGACTTATGTGTTGCTGCTTTGACCTATTGCAGGTGTTCATATGCATGATAGTTACGACATGTATGGTGTGTCATAGCATAATTCTTGACTTGGTTCTACAG GGCTCATGCTTGGTTCCATG TTTGTACATAGAAAGTGGTGGTGTCCAAGAATTAACTCAAGTGCTTGTTATGTTGAAACTGCTGCTGCGTCAAG TCTTGGCATGTTATATCTCAAAGGGCAGCATTATGTACTGCCAAGGTTTGCACCAGGTGGTCACAACTCAACCATGTTTTGGATTGGTCTGGCATCATGGCTTTGAGCTTTGCATTAACCTTCCGTT GTTATGGTTGCTGCAGCAGGATTATAGAGGTTGCATGTTGCAATGGTCTGATATTAAAGATGTTGAACCATTTGGATGCCTGATTGTCATGATGATGTAG
- the LOC127107521 gene encoding uncharacterized protein LOC127107521 isoform X1, whose amino-acid sequence MPVWLASVAGKHGSGLMCCCFDLLQVFICMIVTTCMVCHSIILDLVLQGSCLVPCLYIESGGVQELTQVLVMLKLLLRQVLACYISKGSIMYCQGLHQVVTTQPCFGLVWHHGFELCINLPLLWLLQQDYRGCMLQWSDIKDVEPFGCLIVMMM is encoded by the exons ATGCCTGTCTGGTTGGCTAGTGTAGCAG GTAAGCATGGTTCAGGACTTATGTGTTGCTGCTTTGACCTATTGCAGGTGTTCATATGCATGATAGTTACGACATGTATGGTGTGTCATAGCATAATTCTTGACTTGGTTCTACAG GGCTCATGCTTGGTTCCATG TTTGTACATAGAAAGTGGTGGTGTCCAAGAATTAACTCAAGTGCTTGTTATGTTGAAACTGCTGCTGCGTCAAG TCTTGGCATGTTATATCTCAAAGGGCAGCATTATGTACTGCCAAGGTTTGCACCAGGTGGTCACAACTCAACCATGTTTTGGATTGGTCTGGCATCATGGCTTTGAGCTTTGCATTAACCTTCCGTT GTTATGGTTGCTGCAGCAGGATTATAGAGGTTGCATGTTGCAATGGTCTGATATTAAAGATGTTGAACCATTTGGATGCCTGATTGTCATGATGATGTAG
- the LOC127107521 gene encoding uncharacterized protein LOC127107521 isoform X4, with translation MPVWLASVAGKHGSGLMCCCFDLLQVFICMIVTTCMVCHSIILDLVLQGSCLVPCLYIESGGVQELTQVLVMLKLLLRQGYGCCSRIIEVACCNGLILKMLNHLDA, from the exons ATGCCTGTCTGGTTGGCTAGTGTAGCAG GTAAGCATGGTTCAGGACTTATGTGTTGCTGCTTTGACCTATTGCAGGTGTTCATATGCATGATAGTTACGACATGTATGGTGTGTCATAGCATAATTCTTGACTTGGTTCTACAG GGCTCATGCTTGGTTCCATG TTTGTACATAGAAAGTGGTGGTGTCCAAGAATTAACTCAAGTGCTTGTTATGTTGAAACTGCTGCTGCGTCAAG GTTATGGTTGCTGCAGCAGGATTATAGAGGTTGCATGTTGCAATGGTCTGATATTAAAGATGTTGAACCATTTGGATGCCTGA
- the LOC127107521 gene encoding uncharacterized protein LOC127107521 isoform X3 yields the protein MPVWLASVAGKHGSGLMCCCFDLLQVFICMIVTTCMVCHSIILDLVLQGSCLVPCLYIESGGVQELTQVLVMLKLLLRQVLACYISKGSIMYCQGLHQVVTTQPCFGLVWHHGFELCINLPLIGYGCCSRIIEVACCNGLILKMLNHLDA from the exons ATGCCTGTCTGGTTGGCTAGTGTAGCAG GTAAGCATGGTTCAGGACTTATGTGTTGCTGCTTTGACCTATTGCAGGTGTTCATATGCATGATAGTTACGACATGTATGGTGTGTCATAGCATAATTCTTGACTTGGTTCTACAG GGCTCATGCTTGGTTCCATG TTTGTACATAGAAAGTGGTGGTGTCCAAGAATTAACTCAAGTGCTTGTTATGTTGAAACTGCTGCTGCGTCAAG TCTTGGCATGTTATATCTCAAAGGGCAGCATTATGTACTGCCAAGGTTTGCACCAGGTGGTCACAACTCAACCATGTTTTGGATTGGTCTGGCATCATGGCTTTGAGCTTTGCATTAACCTTCCGTT GATAGGTTATGGTTGCTGCAGCAGGATTATAGAGGTTGCATGTTGCAATGGTCTGATATTAAAGATGTTGAACCATTTGGATGCCTGA
- the LOC127107521 gene encoding uncharacterized protein LOC127107521 isoform X6 yields the protein MPVWLASVAGKHGSGLMCCCFDLLQVFICMIVTTCMVCHSIILDLVLQGSCLVPCLYIESGGVQELTQVLVMLKLLLRQG from the exons ATGCCTGTCTGGTTGGCTAGTGTAGCAG GTAAGCATGGTTCAGGACTTATGTGTTGCTGCTTTGACCTATTGCAGGTGTTCATATGCATGATAGTTACGACATGTATGGTGTGTCATAGCATAATTCTTGACTTGGTTCTACAG GGCTCATGCTTGGTTCCATG TTTGTACATAGAAAGTGGTGGTGTCCAAGAATTAACTCAAGTGCTTGTTATGTTGAAACTGCTGCTGCGTCAAG GATAG
- the LOC127107521 gene encoding uncharacterized protein LOC127107521 isoform X5 has product MPVWLASVAGKHGSGLMCCCFDLLQVFICMIVTTCMVCHSIILDLVLQGSCLVPCLYIESGGVQELTQVLVMLKLLLRQG; this is encoded by the exons ATGCCTGTCTGGTTGGCTAGTGTAGCAG GTAAGCATGGTTCAGGACTTATGTGTTGCTGCTTTGACCTATTGCAGGTGTTCATATGCATGATAGTTACGACATGTATGGTGTGTCATAGCATAATTCTTGACTTGGTTCTACAG GGCTCATGCTTGGTTCCATG TTTGTACATAGAAAGTGGTGGTGTCCAAGAATTAACTCAAGTGCTTGTTATGTTGAAACTGCTGCTGCGTCAAG GTTGA